The Sorangiineae bacterium MSr11367 genome window below encodes:
- a CDS encoding 2OG-Fe(II) oxygenase gives MSAGALLRLRPEVAFRFPSRDVVDAVVGGVSRRIDETAHRVAIEFASPRSWRDVYTELDVDGEDRDFEDLVLALVAKGILEEFSESDGPSISSILNRATFPKGHLSDGVGRAIAGGRAVVIPRAFDDAFAERVYDALEACAPWQPYEAAEPFFHYRHHNVYDTSRFPPALLECKRILGSSATKALMASLTGCDCSGPLQIGAAMYMAGDHSLPHTDAVGHRTVAYVWHLSKNWHPAWGGHFVWCPSGAMVNPGFNSLVIFKVSRDSVHFVSKVTARARGSRLAVNGWWQGADARWEVAKHESFTHPPIAPGRYGLATETMKRQDVVLL, from the coding sequence GTGAGCGCCGGGGCTTTGCTCCGCCTTCGCCCGGAGGTGGCCTTTCGCTTCCCGAGTCGCGACGTGGTCGATGCCGTCGTGGGCGGCGTTTCGAGGCGAATCGACGAGACGGCGCATCGGGTGGCTATCGAATTCGCGTCCCCTCGCTCGTGGCGAGACGTCTACACGGAACTCGACGTGGACGGAGAGGATCGTGATTTCGAGGACCTCGTTCTCGCGCTGGTGGCCAAGGGCATTTTGGAGGAGTTCTCGGAGTCGGATGGCCCCTCGATAAGCTCAATTTTGAATCGCGCCACGTTTCCCAAGGGGCATCTCTCGGACGGGGTCGGGCGGGCGATCGCCGGGGGCCGAGCGGTGGTCATTCCGCGTGCATTCGACGACGCGTTCGCAGAGCGTGTGTACGATGCACTCGAGGCGTGCGCTCCGTGGCAGCCCTACGAAGCGGCCGAACCATTTTTTCACTATCGTCACCACAACGTTTACGACACATCGCGCTTTCCGCCGGCGCTCCTGGAGTGCAAACGCATTCTTGGCAGCTCGGCAACGAAGGCGCTCATGGCGTCGCTCACCGGTTGCGATTGCAGCGGCCCGCTCCAGATTGGCGCGGCCATGTACATGGCGGGTGATCATTCGCTTCCGCATACGGACGCCGTCGGCCATCGCACGGTGGCGTACGTGTGGCATTTGTCCAAGAATTGGCACCCCGCGTGGGGAGGGCACTTCGTGTGGTGCCCGAGCGGCGCCATGGTGAACCCCGGGTTTAACAGCCTGGTCATCTTCAAGGTGAGCCGCGACTCTGTGCACTTCGTGTCCAAGGTGACCGCGCGCGCTCGTGGCAGCCGTCTCGCGGTCAATGGCTGGTGGCAGGGGGCCGACGCGCGATGGGAGGTTGCGAAGCACGAGTCCTTCACGCATCCGCCCATTGCGCCGGGCCGGTATGGTCTGGCGACGGAAACGATGAAACGCCAAGACGTCGTTCTCCTGTGA
- a CDS encoding acyltransferase: protein MTTSFVAAPAGPAESAGELLSLTGLRAILAWWVVSFHFVRDSLPEGLGKAIISGGYVAVDVFFVLSGYVLMRRYSRTVFTGANIGRFYVRRFARIYPLYALSLIVGVAAAWKTAKGDLATSEGQLRILAEVLLLNAWTHIAMFKYNFAAWSLSVEALFYVLCPWLLPALARLSIRRACVLLALGWLATLIWPAIYTVLDPDRLNHPLALGDEVKGAWYISFFPVQRLPEFMAGALAARLPWKPRRAAPLAALGLVALMVSPMPFVFLRTGFPLPLIVLLVMGTAGWERGPLASKVCVALGHASFATYILHWPLLFAWARFDSAIWNSLAHVFIYMGFLLVASLLAFRFVEEPIRLRITRWLTPAPVGVRPREVET, encoded by the coding sequence ATGACGACATCCTTTGTGGCCGCACCGGCTGGACCGGCGGAATCCGCGGGCGAGCTCCTTTCGTTGACCGGGCTCCGCGCGATCCTCGCCTGGTGGGTCGTATCGTTTCACTTCGTACGGGATTCGCTCCCCGAGGGGCTCGGAAAAGCGATCATTTCAGGCGGCTACGTGGCCGTGGACGTATTTTTCGTCTTATCGGGTTACGTGTTGATGCGTCGTTATTCCCGTACGGTGTTCACGGGTGCGAATATAGGACGATTCTACGTACGGCGCTTCGCGCGAATCTATCCGCTTTACGCGCTGAGCCTGATCGTGGGGGTCGCGGCGGCTTGGAAAACGGCAAAGGGTGACCTGGCGACTTCGGAAGGGCAGCTGCGTATCCTCGCGGAGGTGCTGCTGCTCAACGCGTGGACGCACATCGCGATGTTCAAATACAATTTTGCCGCGTGGTCGCTCTCGGTGGAAGCGCTTTTCTACGTTCTGTGTCCATGGCTTCTCCCCGCACTGGCCCGCCTTTCCATCCGCCGCGCTTGCGTGCTGCTCGCGCTGGGTTGGTTGGCCACCTTGATTTGGCCCGCGATCTACACCGTGCTCGATCCCGATCGGTTGAATCACCCGTTGGCCCTCGGCGACGAAGTGAAGGGCGCTTGGTACATCAGCTTTTTCCCGGTGCAGAGGCTTCCGGAGTTCATGGCAGGGGCCCTGGCCGCCAGGTTGCCCTGGAAACCGCGTCGCGCCGCACCGCTCGCGGCGTTGGGGCTCGTGGCGCTCATGGTATCACCGATGCCGTTCGTCTTTCTTCGTACCGGCTTTCCATTGCCCCTCATCGTGCTGCTGGTGATGGGGACGGCGGGGTGGGAGCGCGGTCCGCTCGCATCCAAAGTTTGCGTCGCGCTCGGGCACGCGAGCTTCGCCACGTACATTCTGCACTGGCCATTGCTCTTTGCCTGGGCGCGCTTCGACTCGGCCATATGGAATAGCCTCGCGCACGTCTTCATCTACATGGGATTCTTGTTGGTGGCGTCGCTCTTGGCGTTTCGTTTCGTCGAGGAGCCTATCCGGCTGCGCATCACCCGCTGGTTGACGCCAGCCCCGGTCGGCGTGCGTCCGCGGGAGGTGGAGACGTGA
- a CDS encoding lantibiotic dehydratase, which yields MTVPSASLDARWQTARFFVMRSPLLPLATLFDLGHIEAPHVPDDASELSSTLSADRASAVAALRHLVRTDAVVREALFVASPSLDAAVRAWLRDELDPRARGVAEIILRYVARMAARATPFGLFSGTSVGVMGSRSNLALEARGSYRRHTRLDVHYLDAACETVRQRRGWEDLRLRTSTGLYAIGKQWRLAELRTSAATGTRHYGLISLERSPHLDATIDRARSGARVEDLVRALRADDSEVEPDEAHDFLRELVASQVLVPDLAPPVTGADPLTHIIETLRRATAARAEIGALVRAEEQLHEMDADGLGLSAERYRAVNAALEPLAVPKDLDALFHVDMYKPLHANASLGPLVVSEARRAVELLTRVGQAEETGLRAFREAFGERYGTREVPFVEVLDEEIGIGYPVDPFRTGEPSPLLEGLVFPTRPPPRWARDGRREQYLARGIDDAVRRGSLEWLLSDEDVEALSEPSSERLPDAFALLGVLHAPSTEALDTGDFRLVVTGLDGPSGATYLGRFCHGDAALREQVEAHLREEEALRADAVFAEIVHLPSGRAANLVTRPRLRDWEIVYLGSGGSNDDRRIPIEDLRISVAGERVLLRSNRLGREVVPRMTSAHNHSRSTLAIYRFLAALSAQDGRTPRFSWAPWGAAPFLPRLRRGRIVLSPARWTLQRADLAPIVDCSSPADRFHALRALRTRLRVPRWAALSDHDNVLPVDFESALHVESFAQLVKNRDTVRLVELSLDSHAVQGPEGSFAHEIIVPFTRLAPTHEGAVAPLRVLPSSPIDTQRTFAPGTQWLYAKLYTGTTTADAVLREVVAPLRERARGLADRWFFLRYFDPQFHLRVRFRGDPGRLLGELLPALHELAAPLLADGRIWRVQIDTYDREVERYGGSLGIDLSERLFSIDSDAVLSFICDPTSEDGPTRCDMALCGTHQLLLDLGLSLTERLEWARRQRDRFAREFRATVEFERRLGLKFRSARRHFEALVGPAADKVALPGRAVLEVRTAAIEPVAARLREAASAGDLCQSIVDLAASHAHMHVNRVLRAKHREQELVLYDALARLYESEVARGKAQNRDVAKIA from the coding sequence ATGACCGTTCCTTCCGCGTCGCTCGACGCGCGCTGGCAGACCGCGCGCTTCTTCGTCATGCGCTCGCCCCTTTTGCCGCTGGCTACGCTTTTCGACCTCGGGCATATCGAGGCGCCACACGTACCGGACGACGCGAGCGAGCTCTCATCCACATTGTCCGCGGATCGCGCGTCCGCGGTCGCGGCGTTGCGACATCTCGTGCGTACGGATGCGGTCGTTCGCGAGGCACTCTTCGTTGCGTCCCCTTCGCTCGACGCCGCGGTTCGGGCGTGGCTGCGCGACGAGCTGGACCCTCGGGCGCGGGGCGTGGCCGAAATCATTCTCCGCTACGTGGCCCGAATGGCCGCACGAGCTACGCCGTTCGGCCTATTTTCCGGGACTTCGGTCGGTGTGATGGGCAGCCGCTCGAACCTTGCGCTGGAAGCCCGCGGTTCGTATCGGCGGCACACGCGGCTCGATGTGCACTACCTCGACGCCGCGTGCGAGACCGTGCGGCAACGCAGGGGATGGGAAGACCTGCGCCTGCGCACGAGCACGGGGCTCTACGCGATTGGGAAGCAATGGCGGCTCGCGGAGCTCCGCACGTCGGCGGCCACGGGCACACGGCACTACGGATTGATCTCCCTCGAGCGCAGTCCCCATCTCGACGCCACCATCGACCGCGCCCGCAGCGGCGCGCGCGTCGAGGACCTGGTGCGGGCTCTCCGCGCCGACGATTCCGAGGTCGAGCCTGACGAAGCCCATGATTTTCTTCGCGAGCTGGTCGCCTCGCAGGTGCTCGTGCCCGACTTGGCGCCCCCGGTGACGGGAGCCGATCCGCTCACGCACATCATCGAGACTCTCCGTCGCGCGACGGCGGCACGAGCCGAGATTGGCGCGCTCGTGCGTGCGGAGGAGCAGCTCCACGAGATGGACGCGGACGGCCTCGGGCTTTCGGCCGAGCGATACCGGGCCGTCAACGCCGCATTGGAACCACTCGCGGTACCGAAGGACCTCGACGCGCTCTTTCACGTCGACATGTACAAGCCACTCCACGCCAACGCTTCGCTCGGCCCGCTGGTCGTCTCGGAGGCGCGCCGTGCCGTCGAGCTTCTGACTCGAGTCGGACAGGCCGAAGAGACGGGCCTGCGCGCCTTCCGCGAAGCATTCGGCGAGCGATACGGCACGCGCGAAGTGCCCTTCGTGGAGGTGCTCGACGAGGAGATTGGCATCGGATATCCGGTCGACCCGTTCCGGACCGGGGAACCCTCGCCGCTACTCGAAGGGCTCGTCTTTCCCACCCGCCCACCGCCGCGATGGGCTCGTGACGGCAGACGTGAGCAGTATCTCGCGCGCGGCATCGACGATGCGGTGAGACGCGGCTCACTCGAATGGCTGCTATCCGACGAGGACGTCGAGGCGCTCTCGGAGCCCTCTTCGGAGCGGCTTCCGGACGCCTTCGCGCTGCTCGGAGTCCTCCACGCGCCCTCCACCGAGGCGCTCGACACGGGCGATTTTCGCCTCGTCGTGACTGGCCTCGATGGCCCGTCGGGCGCCACGTACCTCGGGCGCTTCTGCCACGGCGATGCCGCCCTACGCGAGCAGGTGGAAGCCCATCTTCGCGAAGAAGAAGCCCTGCGCGCGGATGCTGTTTTCGCCGAGATCGTGCACTTGCCATCGGGCCGTGCCGCCAACCTGGTGACGCGACCCCGCCTCCGGGATTGGGAAATCGTGTACCTCGGCTCGGGAGGCTCGAACGACGATCGTCGAATCCCCATCGAGGATCTGCGGATATCCGTCGCGGGCGAACGCGTCCTTCTCCGCTCCAACCGCTTGGGGCGCGAAGTGGTGCCGCGCATGACCAGCGCCCACAATCATTCGCGATCGACGCTGGCCATCTATCGATTCCTCGCGGCGCTCTCCGCACAAGATGGGCGGACACCGCGATTCTCATGGGCCCCGTGGGGCGCGGCGCCGTTTCTGCCGCGGCTTCGGCGCGGTCGGATCGTGCTGAGCCCCGCGCGCTGGACGTTGCAGAGAGCCGACCTGGCGCCGATTGTGGACTGCAGCTCACCGGCCGACCGGTTTCACGCACTACGTGCTCTGCGCACCCGTCTCCGCGTCCCGCGGTGGGCCGCATTGTCGGACCACGACAACGTCCTCCCCGTGGATTTCGAGAGCGCGCTCCACGTGGAGTCGTTCGCGCAGCTCGTGAAGAACCGAGACACGGTGCGCCTCGTCGAGCTATCCCTCGACTCCCACGCGGTTCAGGGGCCCGAAGGCTCGTTCGCCCACGAAATCATCGTCCCGTTCACCCGGCTCGCCCCCACTCACGAAGGCGCGGTCGCGCCGCTCCGAGTCCTCCCCTCGTCCCCCATCGATACGCAGAGGACGTTCGCCCCCGGCACGCAATGGCTGTACGCGAAGCTCTACACGGGCACGACAACCGCCGACGCGGTGCTGCGCGAGGTGGTCGCTCCGCTGCGCGAACGAGCGCGCGGGCTCGCCGATCGGTGGTTCTTCCTTCGGTATTTCGACCCACAATTTCACCTACGGGTACGCTTCCGCGGAGACCCAGGGCGGCTCCTGGGCGAGCTTTTGCCGGCGCTGCACGAATTGGCGGCGCCGCTGCTCGCCGACGGACGGATTTGGCGGGTGCAGATCGACACCTACGATCGCGAGGTCGAGCGTTACGGAGGATCCCTCGGGATCGACCTATCCGAACGACTCTTCTCCATCGACAGCGACGCGGTTCTCAGCTTCATCTGCGATCCGACCTCCGAGGACGGCCCGACCCGGTGCGACATGGCACTTTGCGGAACCCACCAGCTTTTGCTCGATCTCGGTTTGAGTCTGACCGAGAGGCTCGAGTGGGCGCGCCGCCAGCGAGATCGTTTCGCGCGCGAATTCCGCGCGACGGTGGAGTTCGAACGGCGGCTCGGGCTCAAGTTTCGGAGCGCCCGCCGACACTTCGAAGCGCTGGTCGGCCCCGCCGCCGACAAGGTTGCATTGCCTGGCCGCGCGGTGCTGGAGGTTCGTACGGCGGCCATCGAGCCCGTCGCGGCGCGGCTTCGCGAAGCCGCGAGCGCGGGCGACCTGTGCCAGTCCATCGTGGATTTGGCCGCAAGCCACGCACACATGCACGTCAACCGCGTGCTACGCGCAAAACATCGCGAGCAGGAGCTCGTGCTCTACGACGCGCTCGCGCGCTTGTACGAATCGGAAGTCGCGCGAGGGAAAGCACAAAATCGTGACGTAGCGAAAATTGCGTAA
- a CDS encoding esterase family protein produces MRRSNITATAVFALSLWSLPGCGDASESSPVDTESSKLEAGAGPDPAYGHGARVVEERSIDARMVDLTIVSPALGGQSHARLLLPKHWGAPHRSWPVLYLLHGCCDDYTSWTRETDIAALTADLDVLVVMPEAGQAGWYSDWWNQSKGGPPRWETYHLVEVREILERGYHAGARRAIAGLSMGGFGAISYAARHPGMFRAAASFSGIVHSRMDGGPQLVQSIVSGAGEDPLALWGDPVAQRPIWQAHNPYDLADRLVGIPIYIASGNGDPGPLDPPEGGHDSLEHLLGDMNTAFAQRLRALGADATIHLYGPGTHSWPYWQRELHTAFPMLMDAIGVD; encoded by the coding sequence ATGAGACGGTCGAACATCACGGCAACGGCAGTCTTCGCACTCTCGCTCTGGTCGCTACCTGGCTGTGGAGACGCGTCGGAGAGCTCCCCGGTCGATACCGAATCGAGCAAACTCGAAGCGGGCGCCGGCCCCGATCCCGCGTACGGCCATGGGGCACGCGTGGTCGAGGAACGGAGCATCGACGCACGCATGGTGGATCTCACCATTGTGTCGCCCGCACTGGGAGGCCAAAGCCATGCACGGCTGCTGCTGCCCAAACATTGGGGCGCGCCGCACCGCTCGTGGCCGGTGCTTTACCTGCTCCACGGCTGCTGCGACGACTACACGTCGTGGACGCGCGAGACGGACATCGCCGCCCTGACCGCGGATCTCGACGTACTCGTCGTCATGCCCGAGGCGGGCCAGGCAGGTTGGTATTCCGATTGGTGGAACCAATCCAAAGGAGGTCCTCCGCGCTGGGAAACGTATCATCTGGTCGAGGTGCGAGAGATTCTCGAGCGTGGCTACCATGCGGGAGCCCGCCGCGCGATCGCGGGGCTTTCGATGGGCGGCTTCGGCGCCATCTCGTATGCCGCTCGACACCCGGGGATGTTTCGCGCGGCCGCTTCGTTCAGCGGCATCGTGCACTCGCGGATGGACGGCGGCCCGCAGCTCGTGCAATCGATTGTATCGGGCGCGGGGGAAGATCCTCTCGCGCTATGGGGAGACCCCGTCGCCCAGCGCCCGATCTGGCAAGCGCACAACCCCTACGATCTCGCCGATAGACTGGTCGGCATTCCCATCTACATCGCTTCCGGAAACGGCGACCCTGGCCCACTGGATCCGCCGGAAGGAGGCCACGATTCGCTCGAACATCTACTCGGCGACATGAACACCGCGTTTGCGCAGAGGCTGCGCGCGCTCGGCGCCGACGCCACGATCCATCTCTATGGGCCCGGCACGCACAGTTGGCCGTATTGGCAGCGCGAACTGCATACCGCCTTCCCAATGCTGATGGACGCCATCGGCGTCGATTAG
- a CDS encoding DUF2809 domain-containing protein: MEPLRWAWASRRAVAILAAVIVLLVGLAVRKWTGGAFAKYAGVALYGSLIYTLVVAIAPRLAPWRAAAVALGFCWAIEFGQLSSIPASLSKRSMLARLVLGSTFNAPDLFGYAVGIAPMAWGNKVLRRNPS; encoded by the coding sequence GTGGAGCCGTTACGATGGGCGTGGGCCTCGAGGCGCGCGGTCGCCATCCTGGCAGCCGTCATCGTGCTGCTCGTCGGGCTCGCAGTTCGCAAATGGACGGGAGGAGCGTTCGCCAAATACGCCGGAGTCGCGCTCTATGGCTCGCTGATCTACACCCTAGTCGTCGCCATCGCCCCGCGCCTTGCTCCATGGCGAGCGGCCGCGGTCGCCTTGGGGTTTTGTTGGGCGATCGAGTTCGGCCAGCTCTCGTCCATTCCTGCGTCGCTCAGCAAGCGGAGTATGCTCGCCCGCCTGGTCCTCGGTAGCACGTTCAACGCGCCCGACTTGTTCGGCTACGCCGTCGGCATTGCGCCGATGGCTTGGGGC